gaatgttatcctctagtagttttaaagccaatagtttaatctgtttaaaaaaggattttagggtaagcacgtttagagcccgtttagaattaaataggtcaACAACCTGTTTAATGCCCgtataaggcccgtttaaggtagcccgattaaagtccGACACTGATTGCCCGAttacaaaccgtaccatgcTCTTTAATCctaggcccgtttaagtaaatggacgttcatggtgcaaggatttcacacctTCAGGCCCGGTTAGGCCCGACCAACACTGGCCCGACCCGatagattgacacccctagaaagACACAACTAGtgttttaggctgtgtttggtagccaagagaagaaaagaaaagcaagattgtactttttttcttgatctaagaaattttctttgtgcttGCCAATTCCTGAACCaagagaataattttttttgaatttcaaatttcagaatggtgaagttttcttttttggcaaaaaaggaaaaaaaaaaaaatcttaccaaaaacacaagaaaacataataaaatacaaaaacacttttcttttcttttcttttcttctaatagTAGCCGaacatacataatttttttatttctcacaatttcattttttttctagattttttttccttttcatttcttttatcttctcttggctaccaaacacagcctaaaagaaaaattcaacgTACGTTGAACTTTGACTGTATAGCTAATCCTCCGATCTTAGAATTTATGTTATGTTTGgatatcaagaaaaagaaagaaagaagaaaaaaaatgtaaaaacaaataataagaCAAGAATCATGGTGACACAATTATTGATTGTGTtcaatgttttcttttctttttttgttgtgcAGAGTTAAGATTGTGAATATTAATTTGACAAGTGATGATTCTATGGGAGCGTGATGCTAGGCTCACTAAGTATGATTATTATACATTCGGACAAAACAGGGAAGAACATTTAACAGAACAATGAAGCAAAAAACGTCACAGAAAAGTATTTctcagaatatatatatatatatatatatatatagagagagagagagagagagagagagagagagagagagagagagagagttccaaAAATTCATTGTCTATACAGTATCCTCTATATATAGATGTACGTATGTGTGCCACCTATATACAAACAGAGGTACATGTATACATATGGACATCTCCATGTATATGTATAAAGGTGCTTGTTTACTTATAGATACCTACTTATACACGTACAGGGGTGCTTGTCTACATATAGACACATATATGTATGAATACAGGAGTATGGATCCTGTTCTCGAACAATCCTAACAAAAATGTCTAtacatatttgaattttaaatttaaatttggataaaaaaataagaacctCTTGTCCCACACCACACCAGTACCCCGACCCTGGGAACTCCAAAATGCatgagaaagggggagagagttctTCTCCAAAGGGTTTGCACCCTGAAGAAATAAGTCTATAAATATGCCCACATTTCCTTTCCTCTCAGACCAATGTGTGACTAAACACTTTGGCTTAAGGAAGTCAAGAAAGCCTGACCAGCCCACCCTTACCACGGTCAAGGCCTGGGTTAAGTATTTCAACCCATAAAGTGAGCTTGGGCTAGAATTTTCAGGCCCAATGCAGGGCCTGGCTAGGCTTGGGTTGGGCCTTGGGCTGAGCCCAACCTgatcccatatatatatatatatatatatattttatattatgaCAACATTAACATATAACACTTTTTAAAATCACACCACTCAGGAGTATCTTTACCTTTTCCTTTTTAACTGTTAGCCTTTTAAACTTGAAATTGAATGCTTTAATGgtctctctccatccaaatgacATTATACAGTGCTGTCATGGTCAATTAGGGTTAATCCAACCCAGTTCAACCCAATTGGAATCATTAAGGGCTGGGCTGTGTCTAACAGGATTGAATAtaggttgagttaagagacttTAGGGttgagttagggttttaagaattcTGGCACAACCCAGCCCATTGAAAACCCCCTATGGTTGTGAAAGTTTGATATTCAAccttacctctttttttttttttaatgaataaccCCTTTACCTGAATGCATCCAGAATCGAAGAGCTTTTGGCTGTCTATTTTCGACAAAACATGAAATCACCAAATTGCCCTTGTAAAATAGACAAATGGTGGAATTCTTCGGAGGTCGTTGGTTCCCGCTTCCCCTGGTCGTTAATTTCCGTTGCAAATCCCCCTCGCCACCGCAACCGCCCATAACTAAATTCCCTCCTATATTCACTTTGATTCACAAAATGATTAgagcttctttattttctatccgGCCCaattcatttctctctctctctctctctctctcccctgttTGTTCTCCTCTCACGTTCGTTCATCTTTGTACAGCAATTATGCATCGACCTTCTCAGCTGCCGCCTGGAGAGAACCCACCAAATCAATCAATGTAAGttgatttctcttctttattcttattcaatttgaaattaaCACCATGGATTATGATCACCCTTGAAGTGCCAAGGTATCTGATTTTAAGTTTTTGATTCTGTTCTTCATATCTGGTTACTGGACTCATTTTTGCAGCTTGTGAGCAATGAAAAATTGAATTCATTTTTCTCTGTAAACAATGTCTCGACTTGCACTATCTTTCACAGTTTTGTATTCAATGAATCAGAAAAATTCGTAATTTCTCCTCCCCACCcacccctttttttaattttctttgaaatgtaGAATTGGAAGAAGACGAGGTAACAACAGTGGAAGGAGCTTACAGGGTGGTGACACATGTGAAAGTGATGATAGTGACATTGAAGGTGTTTCTGATCATTCTCTGGATGGAAATCCAAGTTTGTTTCAGTTGGATAATGACCTTGGATTACTCTCTCTCCTTGGGTCTAAGAGGGTTCACAACATGTGTAAATCTGATCATGTGAGTCTTTCTTGGTATAAATTATGTTATTTTCGTTTCagttattaaaaaagaaaaaagaaataagaaaggtCTTCCATATATGTATCTGCTACATGTTAGGATTTATGATTAATGGCATAAATCCCTTAGAACGACATTTCGAGGCTGCCACCAAGCACTAGCaattttatgattggttgagtCATTTGGACTTTGCATGGTATACTTTTGATGGATTTGCATCAACCAGGATTTGATTAATGTATACAGACAGACTCAGGTTCAGTAGCATCACACCATATCCACTGTGACTTATACATGGTTTGAAGATTTAATCAGAAAAGATCCAGGTTGCTTTTTTCTCTCATTCCATACCTCCATTATGACTCAATTTTGGATGTCTAACCTGCAGAGTTGTTCATCCTCTTATGAAAGATCACTCCCATTTGATCCGTTAGATGGTCAAACTTCAGAACGATCCAGTTCAAGTTCACATCCAGAAGACTTGAGTTCAGTGCACATATCAGATCCTGAACAAATTCTACCCCATGCAAGATCCAGCCCGGAATATATTTCGACGGGTGCTAGTTCATCCACTGCTGTGGTCATTTCCAGGAGAGACCCTAGACCATTATCAGAGACAATTACAGGAAGAGGAATCTCAGAAATTCCACAACCTCCATTATCAAATATAATTGAGATAATTGAAAGCATCTTTTCTGGTTCTCAGGTAGCATCCAGTTCAGTAAGCCGCCAGCGATCAAATTTCAGTTGGGTAATTCAtagctgtcttcttcttcctagaaTTTCTCGTGGTGTTCCAGATGTGATCCAGAGGTCGGTCCTTCCTTCCATTGGATTTAGCTCAAGGAGTGGAAATTCCTTGTCTCCTCAACTTACCCAATTTCCTTCCTTGCCTTTTGATGGAGTGGGGTCAGAGAGTGAAGTTGATACTCTAAGTCAGCAATATCTGCAATCAGTTCTTTTCATGCAGAGGCTGGACAGTAGCGTGATAGCACGTTCAATTTTGTTAAGGATGTTAACAGCTGGTAGTGGAGGACAAGTCAGGCTAGTATCTGAGGTTTGTATTTTTCCTCTCTGTGATAGATAGCTCTCCACGCAGCAATTTTTTAACAGGAAAAGTAGATGTATGCATTTCCTAAAGTCTTGGAAAAAGAAAGACCTCCACAATTTGTTTCCCTTTTGTTATTTCCAGGTAAACTGTAGCTCTGTGGCTTTTGCTTACCTGCTAAATTGCAGTCACTAGTGTTTCACGCTTTACGTTCATGTAAAACCAAAAACTTTTCAAGTGACTGTCTCCTTCAGACTAGGATATGCAGCAATCTGAAAATATTTTGGGGTTAATTCATCAATGTTTATATTAAGAAGCTTCAATGTTCAATCTTCCTGAAAGATGGAGAGGCAAAGAGAATCAAACTAATCCGCTTCACATTCCATTCTGGTTCAGCACTAATTATGTTTCCATTTCTAAGCTTACATCTGCTGTTCAGTCATACACAGTAAAACATACACAAACACACGTAATAATTAACAGTGTGGAGACAAGGTAAGCGCAACTCATGTTCTTACAATGGGCTAACCTTGCTGGGGTTTTGCAATAActtaaaaacccaaaataatgCATTTTATCAAACTTGAATCTGAGATCCTACAATTATGGAGCTGAGACACATTTgatattgttaagtttgtctcgaattcttgacctgttttgaagattgacccgatccgacatattttggtggcgatccgaatgagaatttttctgagatctgtgatggaagcagaggggttgggccgataggcccaagcccggagcccaccactgatctcgtatgggggtacGGGGGCTATGCTCCtgtggtatggttcgaccggatcgatcgcgacccaatgggtcgacccacgattttggagtatatataatgtactgttgcttgttgagaaagtcattgtattatagggttttcacgcagctagggtttcagggcggaTTTTTCCTCGCCACTGCTAgtgtgtaatctctcttctgcatagtgaatcatcttcttcttcgcccgaggacgtagcacaccaccctggtgtgtgaaccttgttaaatctctgtgtcgtacggatctattgtctctttattattcgtgtttcttggtgtttgatctaacagataTTCCACCAGCACTGAGTACATCCACTTTACATAAGTTGCCGAGACACAGTGAGTCCATTTATTATACCACAAGACCCTTCTGGTTCCTGGGCTAGATTTGCTGCTGGAAACACAGTTATAGCAGTATATGCAAACTGCTAGTGTAGCCATCGGACCTGGCCAGTTATTGCAAAGCGTCAAATAATGTTATGTATGGCCAATGGGCTCCAACTGGCCCTTTATAAGCTGTAGCTGAAGCTTGCCTTGGCCATGTTCTATGGCGGGGGCGCTGCCTAACTGCATTCTTGGGGTAATACACACCATGGCAGCCTCTTGTGCGCTACAGCAGCCCCAATTGCACATGGCAAATAATGCTACTGTCAGTGGTTTGTGGTCGCAAATTCTACCACTCATTGCAGAACcacattttttaatttcttttgtcTATAACATCTGCTGCATACGATCCAGTTGGGCCTTGGCGTATGTGGTTTACCTGTACTTTATAATTACTTGGGACAATAGATTATCCGACGGAATCTTCACATCCAACATTAAGTACAACATTAACAGATGACAGTTTATAACGAAAGGATTGGTTTTATGTTCAAACTGATATTTAAGAATGATTCTTTCCTGCTAGACTTACGATTATTCCATAGTCTTCAATAGATGTTATGGATAAGAACAAATAGGAGTTTGAATTGTTTACTGGAGTACCCCCCAAGTGTTCACACTTCATAGTTAGTTTTATGCTTATATATTGCGTTCATCTAGATGTCAGGATCtttgaatcataaatgaatCTTACAAGATCTCATGCTTGTCAGTTCTAATTTCCTAAtcctagtattttttttttttgggtttattttgcattgaaagctttttttaaacattaaatGTCCATTTACAATTTTTACCTATTTGATTGGCTTACAAGCACCACTTATCATCAGCAGGATATTCTAATTCTAAGTCAATCACCATCATCTGATATAGCTGATTTGCATGATTATTATGGAGATATGCAGCTAGATGTGGATAACATGTCTTACGAGGTAATACCCATGAATCTTTTTCTGTGAAGCGtgatccacttttttttttttcatttatcataTTATGTCTATTGATCTTCCTTAGGAGTTACTGGCTTTGGAAGATCATATAGGGAATGTAAGCACAGGGTTGTCCGAAGAAGTAATTATTGAGTATCTAAAACTTCAAAAATATTTCTTATTCTCAGAAGAGAAATCTTTGAAGGAATCCTGCAGTATTTGTCAGGTGCCgtattttctgattttctcatttatttcaATCAAATGTTTAAACTTCTCAAAGGTCAGGACATTGGTGCACTGGCTTTAATGACAGGAAGAATATATGGAGGAGGATGAGCTGGGTGTTCTGGACTGTGAACATGACTTTCACAGTGCTTGTATCAAGCAATGGCTAAGATGCAAAAACCTCTGCCCTATATGCAAAGCCACTGGTCTGACTACCTTAAACCCCACTATGCCCATAAACACATAGTCAACAGATAATCTTACCTCAGCTTCATTCTTTTGTGGTAGAAAATTTTCTGTGGTAAGAGTTGAGAATTTACATGGTTTCTTTTCCACTGTTCTTCATTTATATTGTTAATTGATTACGAATAATTGGCGTACAGATTTCTTGGTTAACAAGTTTTAGGCTGGCCAATGTTGGCGCATCATAGGCTCAAGCTGTCATGACTTTCAGGCATCCTTAAGTGTAGAAAACCAAGTAGTACCAGATGGAGATTTAGCAGCTACAAACAAAGGAGATTTTAAGAAAGACTTTCTGGCTGTATGGTGATTTCAAGTACTCAAATGGATATAAGAGTGAAACTTTGTCATGTCATTTTGAAACTAAAAAGTCAATATGTGATGGTTCAACCTAGTATTCTTTGCTCAGAATAAAAAGATTTTATTCAACCAACTGTAATGTTATAATTGCATACAATGAACAAAAAGTACTATTTTGAATTTCTTAAAAAAGTGTAGATATCGTTGAACTTTAGATGTTCCAAATTTCACCTGAATGTTTTGGAAACTTCCAACATGGTAAGGTTTtgagttcatttctcattttctctgtgtaactgaaagaaaaagaggaggaagaaatctTGAATCATTCCTCTTTTGTATTTTACTaattaaaatatcaatattTATTTTCACATATGTTCCCAAAACATCAGAAAATAGAACTTAATGGTAGCTAAATGAAACATAAACTAACGATTTCTCTTGAAAAGGAACGAATGAAGTGCAACCCGAAAGCTCTTCATTGAGAAATCAGTTGGAGGCCTCATATTCATTACCAAATGGAGATGTATTTAACAATTTATGGATGAATTTACTAAGATCTTCTGTCATCAAAACTCCACTTCTTATTGAATAAAATTTTGTGTTGCCATCTCCTCTGCTTAGCCTCCATACTCTGCTCTGCAGGCAGGCCTTAAGGGTGTTGATTCAAATTCCTCTTCCAAGATGATGTTTGAAAGAAATCATGATGCTTGACATAAAATTTTGGGGTTGCAGGCATCCTTGATTATAATGGTGTAGGGTATGAGTCAACCAAATCAAATAG
This genomic stretch from Macadamia integrifolia cultivar HAES 741 chromosome 2, SCU_Mint_v3, whole genome shotgun sequence harbors:
- the LOC122065487 gene encoding probable E3 ubiquitin-protein ligase RHG1A; amino-acid sequence: MHRPSQLPPGENPPNQSILIGRRRGNNSGRSLQGGDTCESDDSDIEGVSDHSLDGNPSLFQLDNDLGLLSLLGSKRVHNMCKSDHSCSSSYERSLPFDPLDGQTSERSSSSSHPEDLSSVHISDPEQILPHARSSPEYISTGASSSTAVVISRRDPRPLSETITGRGISEIPQPPLSNIIEIIESIFSGSQVASSSVSRQRSNFSWVIHSCLLLPRISRGVPDVIQRSVLPSIGFSSRSGNSLSPQLTQFPSLPFDGVGSESEVDTLSQQYLQSVLFMQRLDSSVIARSILLRMLTAGSGGQVRLVSEDILILSQSPSSDIADLHDYYGDMQLDVDNMSYEELLALEDHIGNVSTGLSEEVIIEYLKLQKYFLFSEEKSLKESCSICQEEYMEEDELGVLDCEHDFHSACIKQWLRCKNLCPICKATGLTTLNPTMPINT